From the Leptospira sp. WS60.C2 genome, one window contains:
- a CDS encoding DUF4395 domain-containing protein: MKLGYYPDVVNENVTRIVASTVVFLGVLSILFPSLPVLGILLLGFLLRLAYGPKWEPFAFLTSRYLVPWLGISFVPSAGPPKRFAQLIGFSFSVTAIFLYLGGFTLAYQITLATLVFFASLESFLGWCAGCFMFGILMKVGVIPEEVCERCNNLNFNK; this comes from the coding sequence ATGAAACTCGGATATTATCCAGATGTCGTCAATGAAAATGTCACAAGGATCGTGGCATCAACTGTTGTCTTTCTCGGAGTTCTTTCCATTTTATTTCCAAGCTTACCTGTGTTAGGCATACTTCTATTGGGTTTTCTATTGCGTCTCGCATACGGTCCAAAGTGGGAACCTTTTGCTTTTTTGACTTCTAGGTATCTAGTACCTTGGCTTGGTATTTCGTTTGTTCCCTCTGCCGGTCCTCCCAAACGATTTGCCCAGCTGATTGGATTTTCTTTTAGCGTTACCGCAATTTTCTTGTATCTAGGTGGTTTTACTTTGGCTTATCAGATCACTCTAGCAACACTCGTGTTTTTTGCTTCCCTTGAATCTTTTTTGGGATGGTGCGCTGGTTGTTTTATGTTTGGAATTTTGATGAAAGTAGGAGTGATCCCTGAAGAAGTTTGTGAGCGTTGTAACAATTTAAACTTCAATAAATAA
- a CDS encoding helix-turn-helix domain-containing protein, with protein sequence MDDQNEDQKTPNETDQNVDEVLTVVLGETLKRRRLELGYSMEKLSQLSTVSRGMLGLIESGKTTPSIGILWKLSKTLRIPIGEMIPDLFSQSPRLIHADEGKTWTGLKSIGKSRVFYQEERERLNLIEWTLEKGKIQQFQHLPQAQDIKLYQITGSSYIKLKQKIFVLEAGDSLFFPISELVSIENEKDELSKFLWISSKKFR encoded by the coding sequence ATGGATGACCAAAACGAAGATCAGAAGACGCCGAACGAAACCGATCAAAATGTAGATGAGGTTCTCACAGTCGTTTTAGGCGAAACTTTAAAGCGGAGACGTTTGGAACTTGGTTATTCCATGGAAAAACTATCGCAACTATCGACTGTCAGCCGAGGAATGTTGGGCTTGATTGAGTCAGGAAAAACCACTCCAAGCATTGGCATCCTATGGAAACTATCTAAGACCTTACGAATTCCGATTGGGGAAATGATTCCTGACTTATTTTCGCAATCTCCCAGATTGATTCATGCTGATGAAGGAAAAACCTGGACAGGGCTCAAAAGCATAGGAAAATCAAGGGTTTTTTACCAAGAAGAGAGAGAACGATTGAATCTAATCGAATGGACTTTGGAAAAAGGAAAAATCCAGCAGTTCCAACATTTACCCCAAGCACAAGATATCAAACTTTACCAAATCACTGGATCCTCTTATATCAAACTCAAACAAAAGATATTTGTTTTAGAGGCAGGAGACAGTTTATTTTTTCCCATTTCGGAACTGGTGAGCATCGAAAATGAAAAAGATGAACTTTCCAAGTTCTTATGGATTTCTTCCAAAAAATTCCGGTAA
- a CDS encoding rhodanese, with the protein MKTNFLFQLVALLTAGLLGACGGNNQKDDTTNLLLGALALSNGVKVNSAVELSKESNDDYNLNEYGLITAQTLGKWVNNWSATKPSGINGKLVILQNGPSATVGKEYIAGNGNDVVVYSFTFSDGANALDGGDGFSQKRNSGLSDTVSIIANGPKIDAILNRFGIDPVNDLVVFVSSANAANHVQGTLRGFYSFRYWGFDHKNLAFLNGTLPRLSVSDGNFVPFSSSTNTPPNFNNRYSVKSLRVDNTILMLPVEDVIKAVKSPNNVTIPGLTSSIFVSDARSSSGNSNEYNGVIRSTTSEVSGKYVGFEGRIKGAKDVPWTGLLDTEFRFKPKSDLKAYYEVRGYQPGQTAIQLCRTNNRSQVTGFSYIAILGYPSTYYDGSWIEWGSLTGGGPAPKLPPDSPYRTDLPELSDVITYNVAGDVDSNLPTNLNTFASTSRKIIEEDKAYKR; encoded by the coding sequence ATGAAAACCAATTTTCTTTTTCAATTGGTTGCTCTCCTTACCGCGGGGTTACTCGGAGCCTGCGGAGGAAACAATCAAAAAGATGACACAACGAATTTACTGCTCGGTGCTTTGGCATTGTCCAATGGAGTGAAAGTCAATTCAGCCGTCGAACTATCAAAAGAGTCTAACGACGATTATAACTTAAATGAATACGGTCTCATCACCGCTCAAACTTTGGGGAAATGGGTCAACAACTGGTCTGCCACAAAACCAAGTGGAATCAATGGGAAATTGGTGATCTTACAAAATGGTCCCAGTGCAACTGTTGGAAAAGAGTACATTGCCGGAAATGGGAATGATGTCGTTGTCTATTCTTTCACTTTTTCAGATGGGGCCAATGCCTTAGATGGAGGAGATGGTTTTAGCCAAAAACGAAACAGTGGTCTCAGTGATACCGTTTCCATCATTGCCAATGGACCCAAAATTGATGCCATTCTCAATCGCTTTGGAATTGATCCAGTCAATGATTTAGTTGTTTTTGTATCCTCTGCGAACGCGGCAAATCACGTCCAAGGGACACTCCGTGGATTTTATTCCTTTCGGTATTGGGGTTTTGATCACAAGAACCTAGCATTTCTAAATGGCACACTTCCAAGGCTTAGTGTTTCTGATGGGAACTTTGTTCCATTTAGTTCTAGCACGAATACGCCACCTAACTTTAACAATCGATACAGTGTAAAAAGTCTTCGTGTGGATAACACAATTTTGATGTTACCAGTTGAGGATGTCATCAAGGCCGTAAAAAGTCCAAACAATGTCACCATTCCTGGTCTCACTTCCAGTATCTTTGTCTCTGATGCAAGATCTTCGTCAGGGAATAGCAATGAATACAATGGAGTGATTCGAAGTACCACCTCAGAAGTATCAGGAAAATACGTTGGATTTGAAGGGCGAATTAAGGGTGCAAAAGACGTACCTTGGACAGGTCTTTTGGATACAGAATTTCGATTCAAACCAAAGTCCGATCTCAAAGCCTATTACGAAGTAAGAGGATACCAACCTGGCCAAACGGCAATTCAACTTTGCCGCACGAACAACCGTTCCCAAGTAACTGGATTTTCATACATTGCGATACTAGGGTATCCATCAACATACTATGATGGCAGTTGGATCGAATGGGGAAGTTTGACAGGAGGTGGGCCTGCCCCTAAACTACCACCTGATTCTCCATACCGTACAGACCTCCCAGAGTTATCTGATGTGATCACCTATAATGTCGCAGGAGATGTCGATTCCAATTTACCGACGAATCTGAATACTTTTGCCTCTACATCGCGTAAGATCATCGAGGAAGACAAAGCTTACAAACGTTAA
- a CDS encoding rhodanese, which yields MRYYIFLLFNLFLLSFFGCKGQPEYAFLPQNLKLDLTPFLFRNYTPLELATLSNSDYNQNQSGLITGTKLSRFLSNWGTNKPNYVNGNLIVFQIQSSGASGRYVFFDAKQSFAYPISNINDLLSETRDDGVLSIDGVVGKGKKISDFFAIYGIDPAIDYVVFAQDTSNLANLSSATFAYYSLLYWGFPKERLAVLNGSIADLTASNTIFTTPSYNYANSNRAGTTKTLFRDHTSLQLTIGDLIHSIKNGNTAFEEVDPIPAEGFFIIDGRPNSAFTGTTNSTASGSKYTNCTTKTNSSFVTNTCVTTYEGKVKSAANLVPTDLYDGTSFQFKVLSQLETYLRNINYPEGKLIYLYGEEGQRTSVVWFVLHQILGKPTRFYEAGWKQFGALGLRSPSSGSSPSAITQPASYWRTDISSLAESITTNADANVPNYQLDFARQFVKSANKIRNEDKAFLRGSSSAGGSGGGGGPTGGGGNACGG from the coding sequence ATGCGATACTATATATTTTTATTATTCAATCTATTCCTGCTGAGTTTTTTTGGATGCAAAGGCCAACCAGAGTATGCATTTTTGCCTCAGAATCTGAAATTAGATCTAACACCATTTCTATTTCGAAATTATACACCATTAGAATTGGCAACTTTATCCAATTCTGATTACAATCAAAACCAAAGTGGTTTGATCACAGGAACTAAACTTTCTCGTTTTTTGTCCAATTGGGGAACAAACAAACCCAATTACGTAAATGGTAATTTAATCGTGTTTCAAATCCAATCCTCTGGAGCAAGCGGAAGATATGTGTTTTTTGATGCAAAACAATCTTTTGCTTATCCGATTAGTAACATCAATGATCTTCTTTCGGAGACGAGAGACGATGGAGTTCTTTCAATTGATGGTGTAGTTGGGAAAGGTAAAAAAATATCAGACTTTTTTGCCATTTATGGAATTGATCCTGCGATTGACTACGTTGTCTTTGCACAAGACACTTCCAACTTGGCAAACTTATCTTCCGCCACCTTCGCCTACTATTCGTTACTATATTGGGGTTTCCCAAAGGAAAGATTGGCTGTCCTCAATGGCTCGATTGCCGATTTGACTGCTTCCAATACTATATTTACAACTCCTTCTTATAACTACGCGAATAGTAATCGTGCTGGAACCACTAAAACTTTGTTTCGTGATCATACTTCTTTACAACTGACAATTGGTGATTTGATTCATTCAATTAAAAATGGAAACACGGCTTTTGAAGAAGTGGATCCTATCCCTGCTGAGGGATTCTTTATCATCGATGGAAGACCAAATAGCGCATTTACAGGGACAACGAACTCCACAGCATCTGGATCCAAGTATACGAATTGTACAACCAAAACAAATTCCAGCTTTGTTACGAACACCTGCGTCACCACCTATGAAGGAAAAGTCAAATCAGCAGCCAATCTGGTACCAACCGATCTATATGATGGTACTAGTTTTCAGTTCAAAGTGCTATCTCAATTGGAAACGTATCTTAGAAACATAAACTATCCTGAAGGGAAACTGATTTATCTTTATGGTGAGGAAGGACAACGGACATCTGTCGTCTGGTTTGTGTTACACCAAATTTTAGGGAAACCTACGCGTTTCTACGAAGCTGGATGGAAACAGTTTGGTGCCCTTGGACTCAGGTCCCCAAGTTCTGGTTCCAGTCCCAGTGCCATCACACAACCTGCGTCATATTGGAGAACCGACATATCTTCGTTAGCGGAAAGTATCACAACAAATGCAGATGCAAATGTGCCTAATTACCAACTTGATTTTGCCCGCCAATTTGTGAAATCCGCTAATAAAATTCGAAATGAAGACAAGGCATTTTTAAGAGGAAGTTCTTCCGCAGGTGGATCAGGTGGTGGTGGTGGACCAACAGGGGGTGGAGGAAATGCTTGCGGTGGATAA
- a CDS encoding cytochrome c554 and C-prime: MRPLSLQFLIFVVTLSLLTNCKDKGFLETHWDHPLQVQNEINQNPSQSIQNFDPKECGTCHSNQWNKWKNSFHAKSIGNGFLWQKEILSRKEWDNCLNCHSPLPETKAILSETYQTREVLVSQKNHFPNGINNPSIQCASCHIRKDMVYGPPSRYGSLRNQDQYLNSLPHNGFKVQNEFTTSEFCKSCHESPSSGVSINGKRLMETYMEWGNSSFAKQGIQCQNCHMPDREHSWKGIHDEDFVRKAIETDWKIERTKSGELYVRAEFKSIAIGHKFPTYLIPKVYLRFYGIDVNGKRILMEESIIGRLLNTQLTEEYYDTRIEPKASHLVEFSYPIRNRNIQKVLWEIEVDPDEHYVRSFEESQNAKGSLLSQSTKEQIKLSLSEKKESRYTLFTLSLPVPVSLPQ; the protein is encoded by the coding sequence ATGCGTCCCTTGTCTTTACAGTTTCTAATCTTTGTAGTAACGCTTAGTTTACTTACAAATTGTAAGGACAAAGGGTTTCTAGAAACTCATTGGGATCATCCCTTGCAGGTGCAGAATGAGATAAACCAAAATCCATCCCAGTCGATACAAAATTTCGATCCAAAAGAATGCGGCACTTGCCATTCAAACCAATGGAACAAATGGAAAAACAGTTTTCACGCGAAGTCGATTGGGAATGGATTTCTATGGCAAAAGGAAATTCTTTCCCGTAAGGAATGGGACAACTGCCTCAATTGCCATTCCCCTCTTCCAGAAACGAAAGCAATTCTCTCCGAGACTTACCAAACAAGGGAAGTTTTGGTTTCACAAAAAAATCACTTCCCGAACGGGATAAATAATCCCTCTATTCAATGCGCCAGTTGTCATATCAGAAAGGATATGGTTTATGGTCCTCCTTCGAGATATGGTTCTCTAAGAAACCAAGATCAATATTTAAACTCATTACCACATAACGGATTTAAGGTGCAAAATGAATTTACAACATCCGAGTTTTGTAAGTCTTGCCATGAAAGCCCAAGCAGTGGTGTGAGCATCAACGGCAAACGATTGATGGAAACCTACATGGAATGGGGAAATTCATCTTTCGCTAAACAAGGGATTCAGTGCCAAAATTGCCATATGCCAGATCGGGAACATTCCTGGAAGGGTATCCATGACGAGGACTTTGTTCGAAAGGCAATAGAAACCGATTGGAAAATAGAAAGAACAAAAAGCGGTGAACTCTATGTCCGAGCAGAATTCAAATCGATTGCGATCGGGCACAAATTTCCTACTTATCTAATTCCCAAAGTTTACTTACGGTTTTATGGAATCGATGTTAACGGAAAACGAATACTCATGGAAGAGTCCATCATTGGAAGACTCCTAAATACACAACTCACAGAAGAATATTATGATACAAGAATAGAACCAAAAGCTTCTCATCTTGTAGAATTTTCCTATCCAATACGAAATAGAAACATACAGAAAGTTTTATGGGAGATTGAGGTGGATCCTGATGAACACTATGTTCGCAGTTTTGAGGAAAGCCAAAATGCAAAAGGAAGTCTACTTTCGCAATCTACTAAAGAACAAATAAAACTTTCTCTTTCGGAAAAAAAAGAAAGTCGATATACTCTGTTTACTTTGAGTTTGCCAGTGCCTGTTTCACTTCCGCAATGA
- a CDS encoding PLP-dependent aspartate aminotransferase family protein, whose protein sequence is MFEHFETEAIRIQTKRTGEKEHSSPLFLTSSFVFDDAEHARALFAEEVTGNQYTRFSNPNTTELIDKLCALEHTEDGIATASGMSAVFTAIFGLVKSGDHIVSARAIFGSTHQIFANILPRFGVTTTYVDMDKPDHWEAAIQENTKILYIETPSNPGLDIVDLEWVGALCKKKKVILMVDNCFCSPYIQRPADFGADIVIHSATKYLDGQGRVIAGVILGKKEFIQPIRYMARNTGPALSPMNAWIISKSLETLAVRMDRHAENALKLATFLKESPDVELVRYPFLPTDPGYTVAKKQMRSGGGIVSFVIRGGVERAKKFLDALKWFSLTANLGDTRTTVTHPTTTTHSKLSEQERLAVGILPGLIRISVGLEHIDDIIAEVKQALANSK, encoded by the coding sequence ATGTTTGAACATTTTGAGACAGAAGCCATCCGCATCCAAACCAAACGCACTGGGGAAAAGGAACACTCCTCGCCATTATTCTTAACATCGAGTTTTGTTTTTGATGATGCAGAACATGCCAGGGCTCTCTTTGCTGAAGAGGTCACAGGAAACCAATACACAAGGTTTTCCAATCCGAACACTACTGAACTGATTGATAAACTTTGTGCACTGGAACATACCGAAGATGGAATTGCAACGGCTTCTGGAATGTCTGCAGTGTTTACCGCTATCTTTGGACTAGTGAAGTCAGGAGATCATATTGTCTCTGCGAGGGCCATTTTTGGTTCCACACATCAAATTTTTGCCAATATCTTGCCAAGATTTGGTGTAACAACCACCTATGTTGACATGGATAAACCCGATCATTGGGAAGCAGCGATTCAGGAAAATACAAAGATTCTTTATATCGAAACCCCTTCTAATCCAGGTCTTGATATCGTTGATTTGGAATGGGTCGGTGCTTTGTGTAAAAAGAAAAAAGTCATTCTGATGGTTGATAATTGTTTCTGTTCACCATACATACAACGTCCTGCAGATTTTGGTGCCGACATTGTAATCCATTCTGCAACAAAATACTTAGATGGACAAGGTCGAGTGATTGCTGGAGTGATCTTGGGAAAAAAAGAATTCATCCAACCGATTCGTTATATGGCAAGAAACACGGGTCCCGCATTGTCACCGATGAATGCTTGGATCATTTCCAAAAGTTTGGAAACACTTGCGGTTCGTATGGATCGACATGCCGAAAACGCATTAAAACTTGCAACCTTCTTAAAAGAATCCCCTGATGTTGAACTTGTGAGATATCCATTCTTGCCAACTGATCCAGGTTATACGGTCGCTAAGAAGCAAATGAGATCCGGTGGTGGGATTGTTTCTTTTGTGATCAGAGGTGGAGTCGAAAGAGCAAAAAAATTCTTAGATGCACTCAAATGGTTTTCTTTGACTGCTAATTTGGGAGATACTCGAACGACTGTAACTCATCCAACGACAACAACTCATTCAAAATTATCTGAACAGGAACGATTGGCTGTTGGAATCTTGCCTGGTTTGATTCGAATCTCTGTTGGTCTGGAACACATTGATGATATCATTGCGGAAGTGAAACAGGCACTGGCAAACTCAAAGTAA
- a CDS encoding ABC transporter ATP-binding protein: MSFGIEADNVFKSFGEPPQVVLQDVSLKINAGEFVALTGKSGSGKSTLLYIVSGLDNPTSGDVRLSGRSLLQMDSKELHALRNLSIGFVFQFHYLLPELTGLENITMPARKTGKQKQVEEYALHLMDSFSVSHCKDKFPSQMSGGEGQRVAIARALVQKPKFLFADEPTGNLDTANGDKVMEIFKSINKEDGTTILFVTHDPDYAGIAHQRIHMVDGKIAEIS; encoded by the coding sequence ATGAGTTTTGGAATCGAAGCAGACAATGTATTTAAATCATTTGGTGAACCACCCCAAGTTGTTTTGCAGGATGTATCTTTAAAGATTAATGCAGGTGAATTTGTCGCCTTAACGGGGAAATCGGGTTCGGGGAAATCAACATTACTTTACATCGTGAGTGGTCTCGACAATCCAACCAGTGGTGATGTTAGGCTCAGTGGTAGGTCTTTATTACAAATGGATAGTAAAGAATTACATGCACTCCGTAATCTTTCCATCGGGTTTGTTTTTCAATTTCACTATTTATTACCTGAGTTAACAGGATTAGAAAATATCACAATGCCAGCTAGAAAAACAGGAAAACAAAAACAAGTCGAAGAGTATGCCCTACATTTGATGGATAGTTTTTCTGTTTCCCATTGTAAGGATAAGTTCCCAAGCCAAATGTCGGGAGGGGAAGGGCAAAGGGTAGCCATTGCAAGAGCACTCGTGCAAAAACCTAAGTTTCTGTTTGCGGATGAACCAACTGGAAATTTAGATACAGCTAACGGAGACAAGGTGATGGAGATCTTCAAAAGTATTAACAAAGAGGATGGAACCACAATTCTTTTTGTTACGCATGACCCTGATTATGCGGGCATTGCTCACCAACGGATTCACATGGTGGATGGAAAAATTGCTGAAATTTCATAA
- a CDS encoding ABC transporter permease, producing the protein MLFLAIRQILSRPQQSILTLIGIVLGTAGYIVFSGIMLGFQEVITDQLVNSDGQIKISPKDELITERTFDDVFFQGKEVRWLSPPSGRTDNSRLTNVLGWMDKLSNDHRVISFAPQLTKEVIFVNGKSTAPARFVGVDPGIQPKVTNLNDYIVEGKLADLSKGTSLAIAGEGVLNKLGAKIDDTIFVYIPGTDLIPIKIVGILSTGNRLVDEVTVYSSLSSVQSITKSSGEISQIIVKIKDIRSAAAIAEDWRYFSKDKVESWDEVNASILQVFRTQDIVRNSTTFTIILVVAFGIYNILNMVVNQKKKEVAILRSIGFDGKDTIQLFIFQGLFLGTLGAVIGIFVGILGCHYIDGIPIGDPKQNSKALMKTMMISWDIMIYVKGFSIAVLSASIASYIPARMASRLSPVDIIRGAT; encoded by the coding sequence ATGTTATTTCTAGCCATTCGCCAAATACTTTCTAGACCCCAACAGTCCATTCTGACCTTGATTGGGATTGTCCTTGGGACAGCTGGTTACATCGTCTTTTCTGGGATTATGCTTGGGTTTCAAGAAGTCATCACAGATCAATTGGTGAACTCTGATGGCCAAATCAAAATTTCTCCAAAGGATGAGCTAATCACCGAACGGACATTTGATGATGTTTTTTTTCAAGGAAAAGAAGTTAGATGGCTTTCCCCACCTTCTGGTAGAACCGATAATTCTCGATTGACCAATGTGTTAGGTTGGATGGACAAATTATCAAACGACCATCGTGTAATTTCTTTTGCCCCACAACTCACAAAAGAAGTAATTTTTGTAAATGGAAAATCGACGGCACCAGCACGTTTTGTCGGAGTTGATCCTGGAATCCAGCCAAAAGTGACAAATCTGAATGATTATATCGTGGAAGGGAAATTAGCCGATTTGTCGAAAGGAACCTCTCTTGCCATAGCAGGGGAAGGTGTTCTCAATAAACTCGGTGCAAAAATTGATGATACTATATTTGTCTATATTCCAGGAACAGACCTAATCCCCATTAAAATTGTGGGCATTCTTAGCACCGGAAACCGTTTGGTGGATGAAGTTACAGTCTATTCCTCTCTTTCTTCCGTGCAAAGCATTACAAAATCCAGTGGAGAAATTTCACAAATCATTGTCAAAATTAAAGACATTCGATCTGCAGCGGCGATAGCAGAAGACTGGCGATACTTTAGTAAAGATAAAGTGGAAAGTTGGGACGAAGTCAACGCAAGTATTTTGCAAGTGTTTCGAACACAAGACATTGTTCGAAATTCAACAACCTTTACGATTATTCTAGTCGTTGCATTCGGAATTTATAATATTTTAAATATGGTTGTTAATCAAAAAAAGAAGGAAGTGGCGATTCTGCGGTCCATCGGTTTTGATGGAAAAGATACCATTCAGCTTTTTATCTTCCAAGGATTATTTTTAGGAACTCTCGGTGCCGTCATCGGAATCTTTGTTGGAATTCTAGGTTGTCATTATATTGATGGAATTCCAATTGGTGATCCTAAACAAAATTCAAAAGCTCTCATGAAAACGATGATGATTTCTTGGGATATCATGATTTATGTTAAAGGTTTTTCTATAGCGGTTCTAAGTGCTTCCATTGCCAGTTATATTCCGGCTCGTATGGCAAGCCGGTTGTCACCTGTGGATATCATTCGAGGTGCAACATGA
- a CDS encoding efflux RND transporter periplasmic adaptor subunit translates to MNRKLLYGISASFVIILVFIFVYFFRSSKSDRLNIQKGSLVEAVYALGTVKPVDSFILKFGIAASIREIFIEEGQSVNKGDALLINDSGITFRSPFSGTVTKLNVAKNETAMPGIPILEIQNLKEVYISVSLDQESALRVKPGQHAQLSFESIRGNVYKGEVERIYPSNGQFLVRIEPRELPQGILPDMTTDVAIEVSSKDNVILVPLVAVERGKLTRYRDGKREKIEIRIGAINAEFGELIHGDLREGDQVLVKN, encoded by the coding sequence ATGAATCGTAAATTGTTATACGGAATCTCTGCTTCATTTGTAATCATTCTAGTTTTCATTTTTGTATATTTCTTTCGCAGTTCAAAGTCTGATCGATTGAATATCCAAAAAGGATCCCTTGTTGAAGCAGTGTATGCACTCGGAACGGTAAAACCAGTGGATAGTTTTATTTTGAAATTTGGAATTGCAGCATCCATCCGTGAAATCTTTATCGAAGAAGGTCAGAGTGTAAACAAAGGAGATGCCCTCCTCATTAATGATTCAGGCATTACATTCCGTTCTCCGTTTTCTGGAACCGTAACGAAGCTCAATGTTGCAAAAAATGAAACGGCAATGCCTGGAATTCCTATCTTGGAAATTCAAAACTTAAAAGAAGTTTATATATCCGTTTCTCTTGACCAAGAATCAGCTTTGCGTGTAAAACCTGGACAACATGCACAATTGAGTTTTGAGTCCATTCGAGGAAATGTTTACAAGGGAGAAGTAGAACGTATTTATCCATCGAACGGTCAATTTTTGGTAAGGATTGAGCCGCGTGAACTTCCACAAGGAATATTGCCTGATATGACTACCGATGTTGCCATAGAAGTTTCTTCTAAGGACAATGTAATCCTTGTACCACTCGTCGCAGTGGAGCGAGGAAAATTGACTCGTTACCGTGATGGGAAACGAGAAAAAATTGAAATTCGAATTGGTGCCATCAATGCAGAGTTTGGTGAACTGATTCATGGTGATTTACGAGAAGGGGATCAGGTTCTCGTAAAAAATTAA
- a CDS encoding MiaB/RimO family radical SAM methylthiotransferase has protein sequence MYTVLKEKGFTLATQEENAQYIVVNTCTVTNKADVKNRNIIRNAIRTNPGAKVYVTGCYAETDKEVLQNIPGVYGVFGNTEKSSLPYQILADWEGKSYTNEKNLDRFSYSDVLPEGHTRAYLKIQDGCNRKCSYCKIPAARGLGVSRNYQDILDQVKYLQDNGVGEIQLTGVNLGWYRLENGEKGFLNLVEDILKILEYSRIRLSSIEPPDVGSGLLDLMQHPRFCKFLHIPIQSGSRKILKDMRRTYHPDAFRTRIELAKSKLPNLFLGTDVIVGFPSETEVEFQETKQLLIELGFAKLHVFPYSVRKGTSAESLGDPIPGDEKKRRVLDLMALSSQLHAVYAKTAIGKTFEAILENDGRLVTDHYLKGRLPESFPIDTLQKGQFVDVRCEEYFPSKDREGEFLFTFAR, from the coding sequence ATGTATACTGTCCTCAAAGAGAAAGGTTTTACTCTCGCAACACAGGAAGAAAATGCACAGTATATTGTCGTGAACACATGTACTGTGACAAACAAAGCCGATGTAAAAAACAGAAACATCATTCGGAATGCAATCCGTACAAACCCTGGTGCAAAAGTATATGTAACAGGTTGTTATGCGGAAACAGACAAGGAAGTTTTACAAAATATTCCAGGTGTTTACGGTGTTTTTGGGAATACAGAAAAAAGTAGTTTACCATATCAAATCTTAGCCGACTGGGAAGGTAAATCTTATACAAACGAAAAAAACTTAGATCGATTTTCTTATTCCGATGTTTTACCAGAAGGACATACCAGAGCTTACTTAAAAATCCAAGATGGTTGCAACCGTAAGTGTTCCTACTGTAAAATTCCTGCGGCACGGGGACTTGGTGTGAGTCGAAACTACCAAGATATCTTAGACCAAGTCAAATACTTACAAGATAATGGTGTGGGGGAGATTCAACTAACAGGCGTTAATTTAGGATGGTACCGCCTAGAAAATGGAGAAAAGGGTTTTCTTAATTTAGTGGAGGACATTCTCAAAATTTTAGAATACTCACGAATCCGTTTGTCCTCTATAGAACCTCCTGATGTAGGTTCTGGCTTACTCGATCTCATGCAACACCCACGGTTTTGTAAATTTTTACATATCCCAATCCAAAGTGGCAGCCGTAAAATTTTGAAGGACATGAGACGAACCTACCATCCAGATGCCTTTCGTACAAGGATAGAGCTTGCGAAATCAAAACTGCCGAATTTATTTCTGGGAACTGATGTAATCGTTGGATTTCCGTCAGAAACCGAAGTTGAATTCCAAGAAACAAAACAATTGTTAATTGAACTTGGTTTTGCTAAATTACATGTATTTCCCTATTCTGTCCGCAAAGGAACTTCAGCAGAAAGCTTAGGAGATCCCATTCCTGGGGATGAAAAAAAACGTAGAGTTCTCGATCTTATGGCTCTTAGCTCGCAATTACATGCAGTGTACGCAAAAACAGCGATCGGGAAAACCTTTGAGGCAATTCTCGAAAACGATGGAAGGCTTGTGACGGACCATTATTTAAAAGGACGTCTGCCCGAATCGTTCCCAATTGATACCTTACAAAAAGGACAATTTGTGGATGTTAGATGCGAAGAATATTTTCCTTCAAAAGATAGAGAAGGTGAATTTCTCTTCACCTTTGCTCGTTAA